In the Populus trichocarpa isolate Nisqually-1 chromosome 1, P.trichocarpa_v4.1, whole genome shotgun sequence genome, one interval contains:
- the LOC7467038 gene encoding aldehyde oxidase GLOX1: MTTKSLVCLILVTSSLFTLALGSQTHRGKWKLLKRSIGISAMHMQLLPNDKIIAFDWNSGPSNISLPGGKCVVASETTTNCYSHSVEFDPSSRSIRPLTITTDTWCSSGALLQNGILIQSGGFRLGDRVVRSLTPCANCDWVEKKNGLITSRWYASNQILPNGKIIVVGGLNQFNYEFIPKTSTSDQTLYQLPFLEETRYSPLIPNNLYPFLHLTPGGKLFIFANDRAILLDHVNNKVVKNYPVMPGGVSRNYPSTGSSVLLPLILSSNFNSHPEAAVFICGGTVPDSNQKVNAGVFITASKSCGRLVITANNPSWEMEEMPLNRLMGDMILLPTGDVLIINGAAKGSAGWYAGREPVLNPVLYRPNAPITAKTSRFEIMSPSKIPRLYHSTAHLLSDGRVLVGGSNPNSNYNFTALYPTELSVEVFYPPYFSPNVSRPLISKINPGTNLEYKQKFTMHFHIHQWHEELGKIYVTMVAPSFTSHSYSMNQRLLVLALDSEAQKVDFSNYVVDVHAPATATLAPPGYYQLFVVHEGVPSKGTWVHIK; the protein is encoded by the coding sequence ATGACAACAAAATCCTTGGTATGTCTAATCCTGGTAACCAGTTCACTGTTCACATTAGCATTAGGCAGCCAAACACACCGAGGAAAATGGAAGTTATTGAAGAGAAGCATCGGAATTTCAGCAATGCACATGCAATTGTTaccaaatgataaaatcatcGCATTTGACTGGAATTCCGGTCCATCCAACATTTCTCTACCAGGAGGAAAGTGCGTTGTTGCTTCAGAAACTACGACTAATTGCTATTCACATTCTGTAGAGTTTGATCCCTCCAGCCGGAGTATCCGACCGCTTACCATTACAACCGATACATGGTGCTCTTCAGGTGCGTTGTTGCAAAACGGTATTCTAATCCAGAGTGGTGGATTCAGGCTTGGAGATCGAGTGGTTCGGTCTCTTACACCGTGTGCAAATTGTGATTGGGTTGAAAAAAAGAATGGTCTAATTACTTCAAGATGGTAtgcatcaaatcaaattttaccaAATGGGAAAATCATTGTTGTTGGGGGcttaaatcaattcaattatGAGTTCATTCCGAAAACTTCTACTTCTGATCAAACACTGTACCAGCTTCCATTTCTGGAAGAAACCAGATATTCCCCACTCATTCCCAACAATCTTTATCCTTTCCTACACCTCACTCCTGGTGGAAAGTTATTCATTTTCGCTAATGACCGTGCAATTCTACTAGACCATGTCAACAACAAGGTGGTTAAGAACTATCCTGTCATGCCCGGAGGCGTTTCCCGCAACTATCCTAGTACAGGTTCCTCAGTTCTGCTTCCTCTTATCCTTTCCAGCAATTTCAACAGCCACCCAGAGGCTGCAGTTTTTATCTGTGGTGGGACAGTACCAGACTCAAACCAAAAGGTAAATGCAGGAGTCTTCATTACTGCTTCCAAATCTTGCGGTCGACTAGTAATAACTGCCAATAATCCAAGCTGGGAAATGGAAGAAATGCCTCTCAATAGATTGATGGGAGACATGATTTTGTTGCCTACAGGTGATGTACTTATCATTAATGGTGCGGCAAAAGGATCAGCTGGCTGGTATGCAGGTAGGGAACCAGTGCTAAACCCAGTTCTTTACCGGCCTAATGCACCTATCACTGCTAAAACTAGCAGGTTTGAGATAATGAGTCCCTCAAAAATTCCACGTCTTTACCATTCAACAGCCCATTTGCTATCAGATGGTCGTGTTTTGGTGGGTGGAAGCAATCCAAATAGTAACTACAACTTCACTGCTCTTTATCCAACTGAGCTAAGTGTTGAAGTATTTTATCCACCATATTTTAGCCCCAACGTTTCTAGACCattaattagtaagataaaTCCAGGGACCAATCTTGAATACAAGCAGAAATTCACCATGCATTTTCACATACATCAGTGGCATGAAGAGCTTGGAAAGATTTATGTGACAATGGTGGCACCATCTTTTACTTCACATTCCTATTCCATGAATCAAAGGTTGCTGGTTTTGGCTCTGGACAGTGAAGCCCAAAAGGTGGATTTCAGCAACTATGTTGTTGATGTCCATGCACCGGCAACTGCAACACTGGCACCTCCGGGATATTACCAGTTATTTGTGGTCCATGAAGGTGTTCCCAGTAAAGGAACATGGGTCCATATCAAGTAG
- the LOC7477819 gene encoding transcription factor MYC1 has translation MEEILSSSSSSSLMSFAQETSSTLQQRLQFFLHSRPEWWVYSIFWQASKDASGRLVLSLGDGHFRGNKKYASKESNKQNHSKFGFNLERKSLFNEDMDMDRLVEGDVAEWYYTVSVTRAFAVGDGILGRAFSSGAFIWLTGDHELQIYDCERVKEARMHGIQTFVCVSTPSGVLELGSPDLISEDWGLVQLAKSIFGADINAGSVPKQANQESQPQIPNRTVSNFLDFGMFSSPQKERTTCLENQKESDTRKEPSGQGRSSSDSGRSDSDAGFTENNIGFKKRGRKPSGKELPLNHVEAERQRRERLNHRFYALRSVVPNVSKMDKASLLADAATYIKELKSKVNELEGKLRAVSKKSKISGNANIYDNQSTSTSTMTNHIRPTPNYMSNNAMEVDVKILGSEALIRVQSPDVNYPAARLMDALRELEFSVHHASVSKVKELVLQDVVIIIPDGLVTEEVMRAAIFQRMQN, from the coding sequence atGGAAGAGATACTGTCCtcctcttcttcatcttcactCATGTCATTTGCCCAAGAAACCTCTTCAACACTTCAACAACGCCTCCAATTCTTCCTTCATAGCCGGCCAGAATGGTGGGTTTACTCCATCTTCTGGCAGGCATCAAAAGATGCCAGCGGCCGCCTTGTTTTATCATTGGGCGATGGCCATTTCCGTGGGAATAAAAAGTATGCAAGCAAGGAAAGCAACAAGCAAAACCATTCCAAATTCGGCTTCAATCTTGAAAGAAAGTCCCTTTTCAATGAGGATATGGACATGGACAGATTGGTTGAAGGTGATGTTGCTGAATGGTACTACACAGTATCGGTAACACGAGCATTTGCCGTTGGAGATGGAATTCTTGGCAGGGCATTTAGCTCTGGCGCTTTCATTTGGTTGACAGGTGATCACGAACTGCAAATTTATGACTGCGAGAGAGTCAAAGAAGCTCGGATGCATGGAATTCAGACTTTCGTCTGTGTTTCAACTCCATCCGGGGTTCTTGAATTGGGTTCCCCGGATTTGATCAGTGAAGATTGGGGCCTAGTGCAATTAGCCAAATCAATTTTTGGTGCAGACATCAATGCAGGTTCAGTTCCAAAGCAGGCCAACCAGGAATCTCAACCTCAAATTCCAAACCGCACTGTTTCTAATTTCCTTGATTTTGGAATGTTTTCAAGTCCTCAAAAGGAGAGAACAACTTGTCTAGAGAATCAAAAAGAAAGCGACACACGGAAAGAACCCTCAGGCCAAGGCCGATCGTCTTCGGACTCAGGGCGTTCTGATTCAGATGCTGGATTCACAGAGAATAATATCGGGTTcaagaagagaggaagaaagCCAAGTGGAAAAGAATTGCCTCTAAACCATGTGGAAGCAGAAAGGCAGCGAAGAGAGAGGCTAAATCATCGATTCTATGCACTTCGATCCGTGGTCCCGAATGTGTCAAAGATGGACAAAGCATCTTTGCTCGCAGATGCAGCTACTTACATTAAAGAGCTCAAGAGCAAAGTTAATGAATTGGAAGGCAAGCTGCGAGCAGTATCCAAGAAATCAAAAATCTCTGGTAATGCGAACATTTATGACAACCaaagcaccagcaccagcaccatgACGAATCACATAAGGCCCACTCCAAATTATATGTCCAATAATGCAATGGAAGTGGATGTGAAGATTTTGGGATCGGAAGCTCTGATCCGTGTACAATCCCCGGATGTTAATTATCCAGCTGCAAGATTGATGGATGCACTTAGAGAGCTGGAGTTTTCAGTCCATCACGCGAGCGTGTCCAAGGTCAAGGAGCTGGTGCTTCAAGATGTTGTGATTATAATTCCTGATGGATTGGTAACTGAAGAAGTTATGAGGGCTGCTATTTTTCAAAGAATGCAGAACTAA